From the genome of Rubripirellula reticaptiva:
TCCGGCGATGACGTTCGGGAACGACACCAATTCTGCGTCTTCGCGAGCCGCACCGGTGGTTGGGTTTACGTTGAAGAACGGACGAGCCAGGATCGTGGCACCACTGCTGGTTGCACTGAACGACTCGCTCTCTTGACCGATCTTGAAGTACTCACCGCCCAGACCCCAGGTGTGACATCCATCCAACCACACGCCGAAGTTGAAGCGGAAGCCGTCAATGGAGTCTTCTAAAACTTTGTTACCACCGAACAGAATCGATGAGGGTCCGCCAAGCACACCGGCTTGGTTGACGTTCGTTCCCGTTGGGCTGGTTGTGACCAAAGGTGGCAATTCCATGCCGTCTTGGAACCACATCAGATACTCGGCACTAAACCATCCGTCTTGTGGCAAGCAAAGGGTCACGCAAGGACGCCAAGCGTTGGGGCTGATCAGTTCGCCACAGGTGCTACAGCCGCTTGATCCACACGTGCCCGAGTTGCATCCGCCACCCATCGAATCGCAGCCACCAGTGCAGAACACGTCGCCGCATCCGCAACCGCCCATTGAATCGCATGACGATGATGACATGTCTCCCTCGTAGATGACTTCGCCTTCCATCGGCGACATCATCACTTGGCCGTCTAGGATTTCGTGCTCGTCGTAATTCGAGTAAGTCGAATCGACGATCGACATCGAATCATCCGGAGGCACTGGAATGCCGCGGCTCGAAACGTGTCCAACTGGACGAACCGATTTCTTTGTCTTGGTTTGACGAGCCGGGGCAGGCTTGAGTTCGAAGGCCGGTTCGACGGCTGCCTCGACTAAAGTCGACGACTGTGTGTTTCCCGACTTGGTGGTTTCACGAGTCGGCTGCCAATTGGCTCGAGCGGCTTTCTCGGTCGTGCGAACGCTTCTTCGACTTGAAGACGACGTGTTCGACTGATTTTGTGCCGAGGCCACAGGTCCGCAGGTCGCAATGACCAACGCGACAAGAGAAAAACTGATGGTTCTTTGAAAGGTAAGCACGGGCTTCACCATGGGATGCTTGGATGGCGTGTCGTGAAACAGCACCGAAATCGTTTTCCCCCCCGGGAAGAACCAGACAGCAAATTCCGCCTTGCGTCGGCACACACCGACTGGTTCCCTAGCGATATCGACGGAGAAGTGCCCGAACCTCAACTCAAAATCGGAATAATCCGAAAAATCGCCAAAGTCATCCCGGCCAGAAAGGTTTCGCTAATCGGAAAAGTCACCCAGTTCAGATCGCCCAGTTCAGATCGCCCAGTTCAGATCGCCCAGATCAGATCTCCCAGTTCAGATCGCCCAGTTCAGATCGCCCAGCTCAGATCTCCCAGTTCAGACGCGGGGGGCGGACTATTTCGATTCAACCATTGCCCAAGATGCAATCTGGATGAAGTCACACTTGCCGCAACGAACGCGGGCACCGAGTGATTCGGGGTTCACACGAATCCTTCGCTCGCAGCCCTCGCATTCCATCCTCAGTTCGTGCGGCCGCCGCAACAATTCATCCAGCTCGGCCGGGCGTACGCCGGGGACAGCAATGTCCGCCGCAGTCAATCGCGTCAGCAAGTCGTCACTCAGGTCGCTCACGTCGGCGATTCGATCAGCCAAACGGCGCACGCTATCTTCGAACGCGTTGCGAACCAAACGGCCGTTGCCGAAATGTCGATCGCGCGATTGATAGAGCCGATCGAGTCCGACCAGTAAACGATGCCGCGCCGCGGCAGGCAATTCGTAGTCGTTGCTGCGCGACATCGACTCGAAAATTCGTCCCATTTCGACAGGCTCGTAATCGTCGAATTCAACCTTGGTGTTGATCCGCGATGACAGGCCCGGGTTGGACTGAATCATCTTGTCCATTTCGTCACCGTAACCAGCCAAAATCACGGCCAAGTTATCGCGGTTGTCTTCCATCCGTTTTAGTAACGTTTGGATCGCTTCGCGTCCGTAGGCATCGTCGCCAGACGAGTCCAGCAAGGCGTACGCTTCATCGATAAATAGCACACCGCCCAATGCCGAATCACACAGCTTATTTGTTTTCGTCGCAGTTTGCCCCGCATACTCAGCCACTAGCCCACTGCGATCAGTTTCTACTACATGCCCCGAACGCAAGGTTCCAAGAGCGCCAAGGATTTGGCCCACGATTCGAGCCACCGTGGTTTTGCCCGTTCCAGGATTTCCGACGAACGTCATGTGCAAACTGATTGGCATCGTCGAGAGTCCTTTGCCACGACGTTGCTGTTGAAGTTTCAAGAAGTTGGTGTAACTCTTTACTCGCGACTTCACGCTGCTTAAGCCAATCAACGTTTCAAGTTCGGCCATCGCCGTCCGCAGGCGCTCGTCACGATCGACTAACGGTTCGGGCGGCGCTGGCGATCCTGCTTGGGCGTGTTCCTGTTCAAAGGCCTGTGCTGTTGCTCGGCCGCCTGATGATTTCGGCGACGATGGCAAGCTCGCCAGCGTCGATGCTGGATTTGCTGGGTACAGAGCCGCGTCGATTTCTCGCTGCAACAGGTGCAGAGCAACCGATTCTTCTGGCATCGTGTTGCCATCGCATTTGGCGACCAGGTTGGCCAGACGCATCACGATCGTTTCGATTTGAGCCTTGCTGTCGGCCAGCGGCGGATAGCGAACAAACGGTGCGACCAAGGATTCCCACGTCAACAGATCCGCTTGTTGGAACAGTCCCGTCGCGGCTTCACGGAGCTCGCTGCCTTGAAATTCTTGGCCCCAAAGGTGTTCGATCATCGCCGCAGCGATCTTCTTTTCCGGTCCCGTCCATCGATCGTCCGCTCGCACCACGGTGACGTATACCTTGACAAGCAGTCCCCGATGCAGGTCGTCCATCAAAGCCGGGAAATCTTCGGGACGCCCCTCGATCATGGTGGGATAGCGGCGAACCATCCACTTGCCGCACTTCTGGTACAGCTTTCCGCAGTCCCGGATCACCCGGCGCAGCATCCCGGTCAAGCGAGTTTCGTCAGCGTCGTTCATGAAGTGAAGAGAATGCGAGCGGGACGTGACAGAACAGCGGAGCCGGCGATTGGCGAATACCCAATCGAATCGATACCAGTGTAATGGCCGAACCTAGGTCTCGGCGAGGCGCAGTAAAAAGACGACTGTCCGATCCCTGGGCAACGATTCCCGTTTTCCACCGAGATGGGCGGCTTAGGCTGCCTCGGCGTTGACGCCGTCGGTGATCGTTTTGAGCGACCAGATCAGACCATCAATCGCTTGGTCTCTTAGTGAAACGTCTCGAGCGGCCCAGGCTCGATTGAGCATCAATTCGATCCCCAAATATTGAGTGCCCGCAAATTCGCTACGCATTGCTTTGGTGATGCTGTCGGTCGTGCCGCGGCGTGGATAGTTTCGCCGGACCTTCAACATTTCGGCTTCGTCAAATAGTTCATCAATCCAGTCCAAGCACAAATCGACTTCGTTGTTGTTCGACGGATCGTACAGCAGCCCGACGTCCGTTCGCCGAACTTTGCCACGGCTTCGCAGATCAAACGTTCGAATCGACAAATGAATCACATAGGAATGCCGCAACAGTCCGCCGGCGATTGCTCGTCGAATCCGATCGCGGTAGGGCAGATAGATCAGGTCGATCAAACTTTGGCGATCATCGGGCGACCATTGACGGGTCAGCTTGGGAAAAAGTTCGCGATGATGCAGCGAGCGGCCAACATCGATTAGCTGAGGCGAGTATCGGTTGGCAATCAGCGGCGCATCAAAACCAGTGGCCAATCGCTTGGCCACGTAGAGAGCGGACTGGTCACCTAGCAGTCGGTCTGGCAGCGGGCCAGTTTCGAAGTGCTTTGACGATTTCGAATCGGCCTGTGCGTCACCCTCGGTTCTGATCAGCGCAGCAGGAACGGAATCGCCCCCGACTTCGCAACTGATCAATAAACACATCGCCATACTCGCATTGCAGGAAACGTACCTCCTGCGAGCTAGTGTAAAGACCGAATCAACCCGCGGTAAATGTTGATTCAGCCATGCAGGGCGTCGAATTGAACGAATCAAATCGACTCATAGACCCGTCCAGTGGAAATGGGCGGTTCGGGCAGTGTGGGGCAACTCGCTGCGTCACATTGCTTTCATTTGGTCGTCTGGGGTGACACACAAAAAAATCCGAGACACCCATTTCTGGATATCTCGGATTCTTGTTTCCGTAAGATTCTTCTGTGGAGAACTTCCCGCTTCAAAACGCAGGAGTTTCATCCGGATCGTCGACTAATTCGATGGCGAAGCAGGCGTTCCGGGGTCGTTGTCGTCCGAGGCACCAATGGCGATTGCTGCTGCGATTCCACCGAATGCAGCCAATTTGCCGAATCCGCCGCCACCGATTCCGCCGCCACCACCACCGCCGCTGAATCCGCCACCACCGCCACCACTAAATCCGCCGCCGGAGATTGATCCGCCGCACGAACCGTCGAGGCAGCCAAGTGGTTGATCGCTGATGATTTGTCCGTCCATAGGAACGACGTCGCCCATCATCGGGGTTGGCATCAATTCGCCACCGATTTGGTTGACCAATTCGGTGTCATAGCCGAGGCTCTTGCTGATTTCGCCGCGAAGACGAAGAACTCGCTCACGCAGGTAATTCAGTTGGTCGGCGTTGTCTGGCTTGGTTGCCAGTTCGGCGTCGATCTGCGAGACCAACTTGTCGATACGAGCCAGCATGGCTGGATTTGCTGTTTTAGCCGACGCAACGTCTGCGCGAATTTGCTCGAAGGTGTCAGTTAGGCTGAGCTTGGCTTCGACTTCTTGTCCGATTGCTTCGATTGTGGCTTCTTCGGCTGCAATGCTGGTCGAACAAGTCGCCAGAGCGATCGTCAACGCAAACGCGCTGCTGATGTTTTTGATGTTTTTCATGTCAATATCTAAGGGATAGAGGATTCTTACGGTTTCACTAGTCTGGTTCGGTCTTTAGCTTTTTCTAGTCTTTTGCGTCGGAAAGCTGAAAAATATACAAGTCTCAGTACGCGCCCCGTCGGGTTAGGACGGTTAACGGGGTTTTAACCAGGATCCAGGCGTCCAACCAAAGCGACCAGTTGGCTGCATAGTGGTGCACCAGGAAGACGCGGGTTTCAAACGTGGTTTCATTACGACCTGAAACTTGCCAAAGACCCGTCATGCCGGGCCACATCTGTGTGTATTCGTAGTAATGGGCTTGGTAGCGAACGATCTCGTCTGGCGGAACAGGCCGCGGTCCCACCAAGCTCATTTCGCCAGTTAGGACGTTCCAGAGTTGTGGTAACTCGTCCAAGCTAAAGCGACGCAGCATGTGACCGACGCCAGCGATGATTCGAGGATCGTCTTTCAATTTTGAGTCGCGATCCCATTCGGCGCGAGCGACGGGGTCGCTGGCCAGTTTTTGTTTCAGCACTTCGTCGGCACCAACCACCATTGATCGGAACTTCCACATCTTGAACCGGCGACCATGCTGGCCGACTCGATTGCTGCCATAGATGACTGGACCTGGTGAACGTCGTTTGATCGCGATCGCCAGGATCGCGAACAGTGGGGCGAGAGCCACCAATCCAGGAATCACAATCATCAAGTCCAAAGCTCGTTTGCAGAACCGTGGAACGAATCGTAAAAAGGGCATGTTCAACCGTCGGGTGAACGCACCCAAGACGTCGGACGACTCTTGTGCGGTTGACGAGTTTCCGATCCACACCAGTGATGGGAATTGGAACATCAATCGGTGAGCGGATTCTTGAATCTCGGACGATGCAATCGCCGCGACCGGTGCGCCGTTCAGGCTGGCGATTGAGTACGCATCGTCCAGCGGGCCCAAGCAGTTCGAATCGCTGTGACCATTTTCAAAGTCGCGGCAAACGTAGCCGATCAATTTGAAACCTGACTGCCGAAGCGACTGGATGCGCGAACAGATTCGACTGCCATCCGAGGCGGTTCCAATCAACAGGGTGCCAATGCCCCACCAACTGGTTTTGGCAAGCGCCGTACGGGTCAGGTGTCTGGCAAGCGGCAGTAAAACGGCAATCATGACGGCTGTGCACGCGAAGATCGCGAACTCAATCCGCGGCAACTGCCCAAACAATATATTGATAGTCGACAAGCTAAGTGCCGCCAAAAACGTCGATCGGACGATCCCACGCAGTTCATACACAGGACTAATGCCCGCTCCGGGATACAAACCGTGCAGGGAAATCAAACCAAACTGCAACAGCAGCAGAGCGGGCAACTGAGTCCAAGTGCCGGAATTGAATCCGTGCCCTTGAGACAGATTGACCACATAAGAAGACACAAGCAATGCAACCGCGGTGATTGCCATATCGGCGATTACAAGCGGCACTCCTGTGTAGGTCGACTGTACGAGGTAGGACCGCGACAAGTTGCCATTCATCTTGGCCGCGGTGTGGTTGGCGACGACCGATTCGGCTGGTTGCAGTCGAGGTTCGGCGTGCGGGCCAACGATTAAATCTGACACCGACTGCTTTTCTCGAGCATCGGCGGATTCCGTTTGACCGGATTCAGTACGACGAGGAACGCCACCGGTTTCCGGAGCGATTGCGTCGAGTGAGTGAGGCGACAATGTTGCGACTGAAAGAACCACTGTTGAATGCCAGGCTTTCGCATCGGGAGTACTCGGACAAGAAAACGTCCGACCTCAGGCTGCTCGGCGAGCGGCTGAAATTTGCGTTTTCAGTACGACGTCGTATCCCCCGATACGGGCCGCAGTTGGATCGTTGCGGAGGAGCGACGTCATACAACCGTCCCCCACAGATTCACTGCATGCGAGCCAAACTGTAAAAGATTGCCCCGCAAACCTAGTAATACACTAGTTCGACATGGCTAATGGTTAAATCAGGAATAACCCAATTTACCCAAAAGGTTTCTTCAGCGACGGCGGCGGGATGGGGTTCAATCGCCTGCACCGGCAGGCCAATTTGCCGCAAAATTCCCGCCTTCTGGGGATCGGTGGGGCTTCCTGCACGCCGTGTCAGGCTGGTGCCCGGATCGCTACAATGCCCGCAAAACCAACGTTTCTCTCCAAGGACGACCCGACGCGATGAGTACTGCCGCCCCCGCCAAACTGCCCAATCGAAGTGATGTTCCCGCCGCGGATTGCTGGGATCTGTCCAGCCTGTTCGCCAGCAACGAAGCCTGGGAGGCTGACTTTAAGCTGCTCGAAACGAAGATTCCGACATTCGAGACCTACCGTGGTCGGCTTGGCGAGTCTGCTCAAACGCTGGCCTCGGCCCTGAATTTCGACAACGAATTTGACCTGATTGCTGAACGTCTGGGCACCTACGCGTTCCTGAAAACGACCGAAGACCAGGGTGACAGCCTGTACCAAGGCATGAAGTCTCGGTTCCAGAACTTGGCCGTTCGGGCCGGGCAGGCGGCAAGCTTCATGCGGCCGGAATTGCTGGGAATCGACGAAGCGGCGATGGCCAAACTGATCGAAGACCCAGCCGTTGCACCGTTCAAGCTGCAACTCGAACGATTGGTTCGGTTCCGCCCCCACACGCTGACCGACAACGAAGAGCGGCTGTTGGCGATGCAGGGTGAGATGGCGTCGGCCGCCGGCAACGCCTTTCGTCAGCTCAATGATGCTGACCTGCGATTCGGCGAAGTCGAAGACCACAAGGGTCGCACCGTCGAGTTGTCGCACGCGACGTTCGGGCAACTTTTGATCAGCCCCGAACGCAAAGTCCGTCGCAACGCGTTTCACCAGTACTACAAACAATTCGCAGAACACGAAAACACGTTTTCGGCAACGCTTTGTGGCAGCGTCCAACGCGACGTTTATTACGCCAAAGCACGCAATTACGACAGCAGCTTGCAATCGGCGTTGTTCCCCGACAACGTTCCTGTCGACGTCTACGACAACTTGATCACGGCCGTAAGGGACTCGTTGCCATCTGTCCACCATTACTTGGACGTTCGACGCCGCAAGATGGAGTTGAAAGACATCCATCACTACGACACCTACGTGCCAATCCTCAGCAACATCGAAAAGCACCATACCTGGGACGAAGCCGTCGAAGTGGTGCTGAAATCGCTGGCGCCGCTGGGAACCGAATACACCGACACGCTGGCCAAGGGACTTCGCGGGCGATGGTCAGACCGCTATCCCAACCGCGGTAAACAGTCCGGTGCGTTCAGTTGCGGTTCGTTCGCAGGCGATCCGTACATCCTGATGAACTTCAAACCCGAAGTCCTCAATGATGTGTTCACGCTGACTCACGAAGCCGGCCATTCGATGCACAGTTGGTATTCGTCGCGGAATCAACCGTTCCAGTACTACAACTACACGATCTTTGTCGCCGAAGTCGCCAGCACGTTCAACGAACAACTGTTGACGGACTACTTGATCAAGAATGCCACCGACGACAACGAACGGGCGTATCTGATCAACAATGAACTGGACAGCATTCGTGCGACGGTCGTTCGTCAGACGATGTTTGCCGAGTTCGAAAAGAAGACACACGAAATGGCCGAAGCGGGCGAGCCACTGACCGTTGCGTCGTTCCGCGCTGCGTACCGCGAACTGCTGGAAGCCTACTTTGGCCCAAACTTTGTGATCGACAAAGAACTGGAACTAGAGTGCTTCCGAATTCCTCACTTCTATCGCGCGTTCTACGTCTACAAGTATGCGACTGGCCTGAGTGCTGCAGTTGCTCTATCGCGACGAGTGCTCGAAGGCGGCGAAGCCGAGTTGAAGGATTACCTGTCGTTCTTGAAGGGCGGTTGCAGCAAAGATCCGCTCGACTTGCTCAAAGATGCGGGTGTCGACATGACGTCGCCAGAACCCGTTGCCAAAACACTGGAACACTTCCGAAATCTGACAGAAGAACTCGATCGCTTACTGTGATCCGGTGTCGCCCGCCCCAACCTTATCCAGGCTGCGTAATTTACCCCGCCCGGGTTTTTCGAATCGGTAAATTCGGGTGGCTACGTTTTCATCGCTTCGGTACAAGACGGCCTGCCCTTTTTTAAATGGATCAGGCGAGCGGATGAAAAACTTTGGACGTGTTCTAGCGATGGCTGCCCGACGACGTTGGGCGCTGGCTGGCATTTTGGCAACCTCGTTGATGGTGGCGCTCCTTTGGGGAGCCAATATCGGCGCGATCTACCCGATCGTCGAGGTCGTCTTTGAAGGCAAGTCTTTCCCGGCCTATGCTGCCGAGAAAATCGCCGAGGCTGACAAGAATGTCGCCGACCTAGACGTTGAGATCCTGGATCTGGACCAACAGATCATTGCGGCAAGTGGCGACGCAAAAAACCGTTTGCAAGTCCAGCGAGAAAGCCGCGCGGTCAAGCGAAAAGCGATTTCTGACGGAGTGTATTATCTGTCGATGGCAAAGCCGACAATCGACCGTTTTGCGCCCACCGGGCCGTATCAAACGCTGCTGTTGGTGATGGGGTTCTTGGTCATTGGCACGATGGTCAAGTTAACCGCGCTGTCGATCAACTTGATGTTGGTCCAGTTCGTATCCGAAAAAACGTCGCTGGAAATGCGCGCTGGGTTTTTTCGCAAAGCGTTGCACTTGGATCTGGATTCGTTTGGCGAAAATGGATCAGCCGACCTGACGGCCCGATTAACAAACGATATTTCGAATGTGACCGCCGGTTTGACGGTGTTGCTTGGACGAGTGATTCGCGAGCCGTTGAAAATGGCGGTTTGTGTATGCGGCGCCCTGTACGTGTGCCCGCGGTTGCTATTGCTGGTCATGGTCGTGACACCGCTAGTTGCGTTGGTGATGAATTACCTCAGCAAAGCGATTCGCCGCGCCAGCCGAAAACTGATGGAAGAAATGAGTCAGTTGTACGGGATGCTGAACGATTCATTCGCTGGCATCCGAGTGGTGAAAGCATTTACGACGCAGGGCTTTGAACGAGCTCGGTTCAACACGGCGACCCAGTCGTTGTATCGCAAGTCGATGAAGATGGCGTTCTACAACACGCTCGCTCGCAGCAGTAGCGAATTGCTGGGCATCTGCACCGTCACGCTCGCGATCCTTGCTGGCGGTTACTTGGTCGTCAATCAAGAAACACACTTGCTTGGCATTCGAATGAGCAACGTACCGCTAAGCGTTGGCGAAGTACTTACGTTCTTTGCCATGTTGATCGGTGCCTCGGATCCCGCCCGGAAATTGTCCGACGTGTGGAGTGGTTTGCAGCGTGGCATCGCAGCGACTGACCGCGTCTACGCAATCATGGACAAAGAGGTCCGCGTTAAAGAGCCCGCGTCGCCGTTATCGCCGGCACGTCCCCACGGCGCGATCACCTTCGAAAATGTGGCCTACCAGTATCCATCGGGACCGATCGTGCTTCGCGGTGTCGACTTGACGATTCGCCACGGCGAGACGATTGCCGTCGTAGGGCCAAACGGCAGCGGCAAGAGCACGATTGTGAACTTGCTTTGCCGATTCGACGATCCTCAGTCGGGCACTGTTTCGATGGATGGTGTGCCGCTGAATCAGATGCGAACTCGCGATCTTCGAAAACGAATCGCCCTGGTGACTCAGCGCACCGTTTTGTTCGACGATACGATTGAAAACAACATTCGCTACGGTTGTCCCGGCGCCGATGCCCACGCAGTGGTTCGCGCGGCCAAAATGGCGTTCGCCGATGACTTCATCCATCGCAAGATGCCGGACGGTTATCAAACCATGTTGGGTACCGGCGGCGGGATGCGATTGTCGGGCGGTCAAATGCAACGGATCGCATTGGCACGAGCCTTCTTGCGAGACCCGGACATCCTAATTTTGGATGAAGCAACCAGTCAGATCGACTTGGAATCCGAGCAACTGATTCATCAGGCTTTGGCCAAATTCTTGGTCGATCGAACAGGCGTCATGATCACCCACCGTCCGACCACTTTGGCGGTCGCTGACCGGATCGTGGTCATCGAAGCGGGTGTGGTATCCGACGTCGGCCAGCACAAAGATCTAGTAGAACGAAACCGTTTTTACCAAAGCCTCTGCGGATCTGAGTTCCGCAAAACCGCCTGAGCGTACCACCGTGCCCGGCGAGAGACGCTCGCTGGCAAGACAGGCTTGGTCAGCGTCGCTTGCCTGTTTTGCGCCCGCGATCCCTTTTGGCTCGCAGAATCGAAGGCTTGACGCGGCCGGAATCACCGGTAAGATCGCCAGTGTTCGTGGTGACTTGCCCGGTTTTACCGAGCAAGTGAACAGGGAACTCCGGTGAAATCCCGGGACGGTCCAGCCGCTGTGAACTGCCTTTGGATGTGAAAACATTCAAAACCGACTTACCTATCTCTTGAATTGGCCATTGCTCGGGAATCCGAGCGAGAAGGCAGGGGAGGTCGATCGGCAGTAAGTCAGAAGACCTACCACGAAATAGACGGTTTCGTGCCCTCTCGGATTGGGGTGATCGTTGCAAAGTCTCTGCGGCAACTCAGTCAAGTTTGAACCATGCGTTCGTTGCTACGTCTGTCCGCTGCCGAAGCTTTGATTCCCTTTTGCAGATTTCGCGAAGTGATTTCGAAGGGCTGCATCGATGTTCGGAAAAAGACGCTTGCCAGCGATTCGTGATGCTTTCACGTTGATCGAGTTGTTGGTCGTGATCGCGATCGTGGGTGTCTTGGTAGGGCTGCTGTTGCCAGCCGTGCAAGCGGCCCGCGAGGCGGCCCGTAAGTCGTCGTGCCAGAACAATCTGAAACAAATTGGATTGGCTCTGCACGCCTATCACAATGCCCATCGAACCTTGCCGACCGGATGCATCGAATGGCGAAGCTTCCAGTCACCGCCGACGTTTCGCCAGTACGCTTGGTCAGCAATGCTGCTGCCGTTCATCGAACAGCAGAGTCTTCATGACCAAATCGATTTCTCCGTGCCGTTCGACGCACCTAAGAATGCAATCGCCGCGGCGACCCGCATCAGTGGGTTCGAATGCCCGACTGCCCTCGATCGAGCTCTCGTGCGAGGGCAGTCCGACTATGGTGGGCTGTATGGCGAAAAGCTGATGGATCGAAATCCGTCGACCGGATTGTTTCTGTACGAGCATGCGATCCGGTTCCGTGATATCACCGACGGACTTTCCCACACCATGGCGATTGCCGAAGATGTGGGTGGTCCGGACAGCGAATGGATCAACGGACGCAATGTCTTTGTCCAGTCGCACGGTATCAATGATTCGAACGCATGGATCGGCGACAACGAAATTCGCAGCCTGCATGGCAGCGGTGCGATGGTGCTGTACATCGACGGTCACGTCCAATTCGTCAACGAAGCAATCGACAAGCGGGTTCTTGGTTCTCTGATCACACGATCAGGACACGAAATTGTTCCATCGGACGCGTTCTAAATCTGTTGGCATTTGATATTTGAAACTTCCACGACTACACCATGAAAAAACTAACTCGACTCGCTGCTGCGATTACATTCGCGGTCGCGCTGACTTCACAAATCGCTAGTGCCGAAACGGTAATTGACTTTGAAGATCTGACTCTCACGCCAGGCAGCTTCTATAACGGTAACACGGGCGTGACGAACACCGACGGATGGGTGTCTGGTGGCGCAACGTTCAACAACAGCTTCACTCGGGAGCCGACCTATAGCTACTGGTCTGGATGGGCATATTCCAACGTTACCAACAGCACGACAACGGGTTTTCAAAACCAATACGCATCATTCGCAGGCGGCGGAGCAACTTCTGATGGAACGGTTGATGTCGGCGGCAAGTACGCCGTTGCTTCAGGCGGCAACCTATTCGTCAACTTACCGACCAGTACGGTTGCTCGGTCGTTGTGGTTGAACAACACGACCTATGCGGCGCTGGCGATGCGTGATGGCGCGGACGGCAATAGCGGGATGACAGAGTTCGTGACGGGCGCCTTCGGATCCAAGGAGAGCTACAGCGACATGTTTGGCACATATTCACTTGATCCCGACGGGAACGATTTTTTTCGAATCACGTTCAACGGTAAAAGTGGGCTTGATGGCTTGGGTGCCGACACCGGT
Proteins encoded in this window:
- a CDS encoding ABC transporter ATP-binding protein produces the protein MAARRRWALAGILATSLMVALLWGANIGAIYPIVEVVFEGKSFPAYAAEKIAEADKNVADLDVEILDLDQQIIAASGDAKNRLQVQRESRAVKRKAISDGVYYLSMAKPTIDRFAPTGPYQTLLLVMGFLVIGTMVKLTALSINLMLVQFVSEKTSLEMRAGFFRKALHLDLDSFGENGSADLTARLTNDISNVTAGLTVLLGRVIREPLKMAVCVCGALYVCPRLLLLVMVVTPLVALVMNYLSKAIRRASRKLMEEMSQLYGMLNDSFAGIRVVKAFTTQGFERARFNTATQSLYRKSMKMAFYNTLARSSSELLGICTVTLAILAGGYLVVNQETHLLGIRMSNVPLSVGEVLTFFAMLIGASDPARKLSDVWSGLQRGIAATDRVYAIMDKEVRVKEPASPLSPARPHGAITFENVAYQYPSGPIVLRGVDLTIRHGETIAVVGPNGSGKSTIVNLLCRFDDPQSGTVSMDGVPLNQMRTRDLRKRIALVTQRTVLFDDTIENNIRYGCPGADAHAVVRAAKMAFADDFIHRKMPDGYQTMLGTGGGMRLSGGQMQRIALARAFLRDPDILILDEATSQIDLESEQLIHQALAKFLVDRTGVMITHRPTTLAVADRIVVIEAGVVSDVGQHKDLVERNRFYQSLCGSEFRKTA
- a CDS encoding DUF1559 domain-containing protein, whose protein sequence is MFGKRRLPAIRDAFTLIELLVVIAIVGVLVGLLLPAVQAAREAARKSSCQNNLKQIGLALHAYHNAHRTLPTGCIEWRSFQSPPTFRQYAWSAMLLPFIEQQSLHDQIDFSVPFDAPKNAIAAATRISGFECPTALDRALVRGQSDYGGLYGEKLMDRNPSTGLFLYEHAIRFRDITDGLSHTMAIAEDVGGPDSEWINGRNVFVQSHGINDSNAWIGDNEIRSLHGSGAMVLYIDGHVQFVNEAIDKRVLGSLITRSGHEIVPSDAF
- a CDS encoding DUF4465 domain-containing protein; the encoded protein is MKKLTRLAAAITFAVALTSQIASAETVIDFEDLTLTPGSFYNGNTGVTNTDGWVSGGATFNNSFTREPTYSYWSGWAYSNVTNSTTTGFQNQYASFAGGGATSDGTVDVGGKYAVASGGNLFVNLPTSTVARSLWLNNTTYAALAMRDGADGNSGMTEFVTGAFGSKESYSDMFGTYSLDPDGNDFFRITFNGKSGLDGLGADTGSVTRYLADYRDDKSDNPDALLFGGNDYVLSQWLDVDLSSLGNAKSFSVSLESTDIGPFGANTPSYFAIDNLSVAAVPEPATWLALVSVSGAVAMRRRRKRSV